A section of the Roseivirga sp. BDSF3-8 genome encodes:
- a CDS encoding bifunctional nuclease domain-containing protein, protein MDKIRLEILGLSSSQSQSGSFALVLGEKQGNRRLPIIIGMFEAQAIAIEIEKIIPNRPMTHDLFKSFASSFNFNIEEIVISDLKEGVFFAKIVCNNGTERSEIDARPSDAIAIGLRFNAPIFTYEAILSEAGIVLTEESEEPQSSPAPGTGEKKAASKKSTASKSTEELLKDYSIEKLNEMLKDAIEKEDYERAAKIRDEMNRRN, encoded by the coding sequence GTGGATAAAATCAGACTAGAAATCCTTGGACTTTCGTCAAGCCAGTCGCAATCAGGCTCTTTTGCCTTGGTACTAGGTGAAAAACAAGGTAACCGGCGACTTCCCATTATCATCGGAATGTTCGAAGCCCAGGCTATTGCCATAGAGATAGAAAAGATCATACCCAATCGTCCTATGACGCATGATCTCTTTAAGTCTTTTGCCAGTAGCTTCAATTTCAATATTGAAGAGATTGTTATCTCCGATTTAAAGGAAGGGGTTTTCTTTGCCAAAATTGTTTGTAACAACGGTACAGAACGATCGGAGATCGATGCACGGCCCTCTGATGCTATTGCCATTGGGTTGAGATTCAATGCGCCTATCTTCACCTATGAAGCTATCCTCTCTGAAGCCGGCATTGTGCTTACAGAAGAGTCAGAAGAGCCGCAGTCCAGTCCCGCACCCGGAACAGGAGAGAAAAAAGCCGCTTCTAAGAAAAGTACGGCGTCAAAATCTACTGAGGAACTGCTTAAAGACTACTCTATCGAAAAACTCAATGAGATGCTTAAGGATGCCATCGAAAAAGAGGATTATGAGCGTGCCGCGAAGATTCGTGATGAGATGAACCGACGGAATTAG
- a CDS encoding electron transfer flavoprotein subunit alpha/FixB family protein, with product MSVLVFIESAEGEIKKSSLEAVSYGAAVAANEGTSATAIAFGSIDEAKLKEVGKAGATKVLHVNDDRLDKGVIQAYANALTQAVEKEGAKVLVLAKSSLGDPVAARVAVKTNAALASNVAELPDTSSGFKVKRSIYTGKAFAMVELKADVKIIAIKKNAVEVKEDGGDATVETFSPELSDADFGVQITGEERQTGEILLPEADLVVSGGRGLKGPENWGMIEDLARALGAATGCSKPVSDMDWRPHHEHVGQTGVKVSPTLYVAVGISGAIQHLAGVNSSKYIVVINKDPEAPFFKAADYGIVGDAFEVVPKLTEAIKARK from the coding sequence ATGTCCGTATTAGTATTTATAGAATCGGCCGAAGGCGAGATCAAAAAATCCTCACTCGAGGCTGTCAGCTATGGTGCTGCCGTAGCGGCAAATGAAGGCACTTCAGCTACTGCCATTGCATTTGGTAGCATAGACGAGGCTAAGCTCAAAGAAGTGGGTAAGGCTGGTGCCACAAAAGTATTGCATGTTAATGATGACAGACTGGATAAAGGTGTGATCCAGGCCTATGCCAACGCACTTACCCAGGCGGTGGAAAAAGAAGGTGCGAAAGTACTCGTACTTGCCAAGTCTTCTCTAGGTGATCCTGTAGCTGCCCGTGTAGCCGTTAAAACCAACGCTGCGCTGGCATCGAACGTTGCTGAACTGCCTGATACTTCTTCCGGCTTCAAAGTAAAAAGAAGCATCTATACAGGTAAAGCCTTTGCCATGGTTGAACTTAAGGCTGATGTAAAGATCATTGCCATTAAGAAAAACGCCGTAGAGGTTAAAGAAGATGGCGGAGATGCTACTGTGGAAACATTCTCGCCAGAATTGTCTGACGCTGACTTTGGTGTGCAAATCACCGGAGAGGAAAGACAAACGGGTGAAATACTACTTCCTGAGGCTGATCTTGTCGTATCCGGTGGCCGGGGTCTGAAAGGTCCTGAAAACTGGGGTATGATAGAAGATCTTGCCAGGGCTCTTGGCGCTGCTACAGGATGTAGCAAACCAGTGTCAGATATGGACTGGAGACCTCACCATGAGCACGTTGGCCAGACCGGCGTTAAAGTTAGCCCTACCCTGTACGTAGCTGTTGGGATTTCAGGTGCAATTCAACACCTTGCCGGTGTGAATTCATCAAAATACATTGTCGTGATCAATAAAGATCCTGAAGCACCTTTCTTCAAAGCGGCTGACTACGGTATTGTAGGAGATGCATTCGAAGTAGTGCCCAAACTGACAGAAGCGATCAAAGCACGCAAGTAA
- the pckA gene encoding phosphoenolpyruvate carboxykinase (ATP) — MQEFGLKSSVSGLGKQGVNKFAEAYWNLSPAELVEEALKNGEGSLTDKGALMCDTGKFTGRSPKDRFVVKDDKTADTVWWGDINFPIEPAHFEGLYQKMLAFLEDKKLYVRDAYAGADENYRLSLRVINTEAWHNLFCNNMFLRPSADELKNFDPNFTIICAPDFKANPEEDGTRQENFAIINFTKRMILIGGTGYAGEMKKGIFSVLNYLLPQEHHVLSMHCSANIGEDGDTAIFFGLSGTGKTTLSADPARGLIGDDEHGWTDKNVFNFEGGCYAKVVDLTREKEPQIYDAIRFGALVENTRFKEGTREVDYENTEVTENTRTSYPINHIDNAVEPSKGGIPQNIFFLTCDAYGVLPPISKLNKGQAMYHFISGYTAKVAGTEAGITEPQTAFSACFGAPFLPLHPTQYAEMLGEKMKKHDVNIWLINTGWSGGPYGTGSRIKLPYTRAMISAALEGKLDSVEFKNHPVFGVAMPTSCPGVPSEILDPVNTWDDKDDYQNKADKLANSFISNFGKYEEYANDEIMAGSPKPSKINA, encoded by the coding sequence ATGCAAGAATTCGGTCTAAAATCATCAGTTAGCGGTTTGGGTAAACAGGGGGTGAACAAGTTCGCAGAAGCATACTGGAACCTGTCTCCGGCCGAACTGGTAGAAGAGGCTCTGAAAAACGGCGAAGGATCCCTTACTGATAAGGGTGCACTTATGTGTGATACCGGCAAGTTTACAGGACGGTCTCCCAAGGACAGGTTCGTAGTCAAAGACGACAAAACTGCCGACACAGTTTGGTGGGGTGATATTAACTTCCCTATCGAACCTGCACACTTTGAGGGCCTTTACCAAAAGATGCTTGCTTTTTTGGAGGATAAGAAGCTTTATGTGAGAGATGCCTATGCGGGTGCGGATGAAAATTACAGACTTAGCCTGCGCGTAATCAACACCGAGGCATGGCATAATCTTTTCTGCAATAATATGTTCCTGAGGCCTTCAGCAGATGAACTCAAGAACTTTGATCCCAATTTTACCATTATCTGTGCTCCTGACTTTAAAGCTAATCCGGAAGAGGATGGCACACGTCAGGAAAACTTCGCCATTATCAACTTTACCAAACGGATGATCCTGATCGGTGGCACAGGTTATGCGGGCGAAATGAAGAAGGGTATATTCTCTGTACTGAATTACCTGCTTCCTCAGGAGCACCACGTGCTGTCTATGCACTGTTCTGCCAACATCGGTGAAGATGGTGACACAGCTATATTTTTCGGGCTCTCAGGAACTGGTAAGACTACGCTTAGCGCTGACCCTGCCAGGGGACTTATCGGTGATGATGAGCATGGCTGGACAGATAAGAATGTATTCAACTTCGAAGGCGGATGCTATGCAAAAGTAGTGGACCTGACCCGGGAGAAGGAACCGCAGATCTACGACGCCATTAGGTTCGGAGCATTAGTAGAAAATACCCGCTTCAAGGAAGGAACCCGTGAGGTGGACTACGAAAATACTGAGGTTACTGAAAATACCCGTACCAGTTATCCTATCAACCATATAGATAATGCGGTAGAACCTTCTAAAGGAGGAATTCCTCAAAATATCTTCTTCCTCACTTGTGATGCCTATGGTGTACTCCCTCCTATTTCAAAACTGAATAAGGGGCAGGCTATGTATCACTTCATCAGCGGATATACAGCTAAAGTAGCAGGTACTGAGGCAGGTATTACAGAACCCCAAACTGCATTTTCTGCCTGTTTTGGTGCGCCATTTCTTCCCCTTCACCCCACTCAGTATGCTGAAATGCTTGGTGAGAAGATGAAAAAGCACGATGTGAATATCTGGCTTATCAATACTGGCTGGTCTGGTGGTCCTTATGGTACTGGTAGCCGCATTAAACTGCCTTACACCCGTGCTATGATCTCTGCTGCCCTGGAAGGAAAGCTTGATTCGGTAGAATTTAAAAATCATCCTGTATTTGGCGTAGCCATGCCTACATCATGCCCAGGGGTGCCATCGGAAATACTGGATCCGGTTAATACCTGGGATGATAAGGATGATTATCAGAATAAGGCGGACAAGCTTGCCAATAGCTTTATCTCAAACTTTGGGAAATACGAAGAATACGCCAATGATGAAATCATGGCCGGCTCTCCTAAACCGTCAAAGATTAACGCCTGA
- a CDS encoding electron transfer flavoprotein beta subunit/FixA family protein — MKILVCITHVPDTTSKISFTDNNTKFDSTGVQYIIGPYDDYALARAVEIKEQTGGSVTVLNVGEAETEPTIRKALAIGADEAVRINAEPTDAFFVAKQIASHAKEGGYDMILMGRESIDFNGGQVHGMVGELLGLPALSPVMKLDIEGDTAKMAREIEGGKEFIEVKMPFVAGCQEPIAEWKIPNMRGIMSARTKPLNVVDPVDSEKPTVLENYEMPPAKGDVKMIDADNVEELVDLLKNEAKVI; from the coding sequence ATGAAAATTTTAGTTTGTATTACCCACGTACCCGATACGACTTCGAAGATATCGTTTACCGATAACAACACGAAGTTTGATAGCACAGGCGTACAGTACATCATTGGCCCTTATGATGATTATGCCCTGGCACGTGCGGTTGAGATCAAGGAGCAAACAGGCGGTAGTGTTACCGTTCTCAATGTGGGCGAGGCTGAGACCGAGCCGACCATCCGTAAGGCCCTGGCCATTGGTGCAGATGAAGCAGTACGTATAAATGCCGAGCCTACCGATGCATTTTTTGTTGCTAAGCAAATTGCTTCCCACGCCAAAGAAGGCGGATATGACATGATCCTTATGGGCCGTGAATCCATCGACTTCAATGGAGGCCAGGTACATGGCATGGTAGGCGAGTTACTTGGACTACCTGCACTGTCTCCGGTTATGAAACTGGACATAGAGGGCGACACAGCCAAAATGGCTCGTGAGATCGAAGGTGGAAAAGAATTTATTGAGGTAAAAATGCCATTCGTTGCAGGCTGTCAGGAGCCTATAGCAGAATGGAAGATTCCTAACATGAGAGGTATCATGTCTGCCAGAACCAAGCCGCTGAATGTGGTGGACCCTGTAGACAGCGAAAAGCCTACCGTGCTGGAGAATTATGAAATGCCTCCTGCTAAGGGAGATGTGAAAATGATCGATGCCGACAATGTTGAGGAACTTGTCGACCTGCTTAAGAACGAGGCAAAGGTAATCTGA
- a CDS encoding NupC/NupG family nucleoside CNT transporter codes for MDYARGLLGLIALVGFAFVFSSNRKAINWRLVGTGILLQIIFGLLINEFPAVKAGFEWVSEKFVLFLNFAEDGARFIFGDEMVNDQGTLGFVFAVKVLPTVIFFSTVTAGLYYLGILQKIVFGIAWIMARTMRLSGAESLSAAGNIFLGQTEAPLLVRPFVPTMTRSELMCLMTGGMATIAGGVLAAFVAFLGGGDPEMEAKFAAYLLSASVMNAPAAIVISKIIIPETQPDQINTDLKVSNETLGVNLIDALSRGAADGLKLALNIGGMLLAFIAVIYAINYFLGDFIGDITGLNSFIAESTDGKFDKFSLEYILGQIFQVFAFVMGVESKDALAVGSLLGQKTVINEFVAYLALADMKSEGILQPKSIIIATYALCGFSNFSSIAIQVGGIGGMAPNQQGNLSKLGLRALLAATIACMMTATIAGALFTD; via the coding sequence ATGGATTATGCACGCGGCCTTTTGGGCCTTATCGCTTTAGTAGGATTTGCCTTTGTATTCAGTAGCAATAGAAAAGCCATAAACTGGCGGCTGGTGGGCACCGGTATCCTACTACAGATTATTTTTGGTCTTTTGATCAATGAATTTCCAGCAGTGAAGGCTGGTTTTGAATGGGTAAGTGAAAAATTTGTCCTGTTCTTAAACTTCGCTGAAGATGGAGCCAGGTTCATTTTCGGCGATGAAATGGTAAACGACCAGGGTACATTAGGATTTGTTTTTGCCGTTAAGGTATTGCCCACCGTTATTTTCTTTTCCACTGTCACAGCCGGTCTTTATTATCTGGGCATACTCCAGAAGATTGTATTTGGTATTGCCTGGATAATGGCACGCACCATGCGACTGAGTGGTGCGGAAAGCCTGAGTGCTGCAGGTAATATATTTCTGGGGCAAACTGAAGCGCCTCTGCTGGTGAGGCCCTTTGTACCCACCATGACCAGGTCAGAGCTTATGTGCCTCATGACAGGTGGTATGGCTACTATTGCCGGTGGTGTTCTGGCTGCTTTTGTAGCATTCCTGGGAGGCGGTGATCCGGAAATGGAAGCTAAGTTTGCCGCCTACCTGCTAAGTGCTTCCGTAATGAATGCCCCTGCAGCCATTGTGATAAGTAAGATAATCATTCCGGAAACACAACCTGACCAGATCAATACTGACCTTAAAGTAAGTAATGAAACCCTCGGAGTTAACCTTATAGACGCCTTGTCACGGGGAGCAGCAGACGGTCTTAAGCTTGCGCTTAATATAGGAGGGATGCTTCTCGCCTTTATTGCCGTCATTTATGCCATTAATTACTTTCTCGGAGACTTTATAGGGGACATTACCGGACTCAATAGTTTCATAGCCGAATCAACGGATGGAAAATTTGATAAATTTTCTCTTGAGTATATTCTAGGTCAGATTTTCCAGGTATTTGCCTTCGTAATGGGGGTAGAAAGTAAGGATGCCCTGGCTGTGGGTAGTCTTTTGGGGCAAAAAACCGTTATCAATGAGTTTGTGGCTTATTTGGCACTGGCAGATATGAAGTCAGAGGGAATACTTCAACCCAAGTCAATCATTATAGCTACATATGCACTATGCGGCTTTAGTAACTTCAGTTCCATAGCCATACAGGTGGGGGGAATAGGGGGCATGGCCCCTAATCAACAAGGCAACTTATCCAAATTAGGTCTTAGAGCCCTGCTTGCAGCCACCATTGCCTGTATGATGACTGCCACTATTGCCGGTGCCCTGTTTACTGATTAA
- a CDS encoding peptidoglycan DD-metalloendopeptidase family protein — MTDKTALEAWLKKQDFHEVMPLPASSDIRRLDFTANNSRLAEIDLKDQVAFHNYVFNEMIYGTKGTAGVGGYMEPRVLYQRSDHFGGEEPRSCHLGIDIWMEQNTPVMVPYEGRVHSLADNAGFGNYGPTIILEHTSPAGPWYSLYGHLSRESLRLEEGQLIAKGEVFADLGTYLENGHWPPHLHFQLMIDLQGNRGDFPGVAAPAAKAQYTAICPDPNLILRLPVLHD; from the coding sequence ATGACTGATAAAACAGCACTGGAAGCCTGGCTTAAGAAGCAGGATTTTCATGAGGTAATGCCATTGCCCGCGAGCAGTGATATCCGCAGATTAGATTTCACAGCCAATAACAGCCGGCTTGCAGAGATAGACCTGAAAGATCAGGTTGCTTTTCATAACTATGTGTTTAATGAAATGATCTACGGCACAAAAGGTACCGCCGGTGTGGGAGGCTATATGGAGCCACGTGTTCTATACCAGAGAAGCGATCATTTTGGCGGAGAGGAGCCCCGTTCATGTCATTTGGGGATAGACATTTGGATGGAGCAAAATACTCCTGTGATGGTCCCCTATGAGGGCAGGGTGCATAGCCTGGCAGATAATGCAGGGTTTGGTAATTATGGTCCTACAATCATTCTGGAGCATACATCACCGGCTGGCCCCTGGTATTCTCTTTACGGTCACCTGAGTCGCGAAAGCCTTAGACTAGAAGAGGGCCAGCTTATTGCCAAAGGAGAGGTATTTGCCGACCTGGGCACTTATTTAGAGAACGGACACTGGCCGCCACACCTGCACTTTCAGTTAATGATTGATTTGCAGGGAAATCGCGGAGATTTCCCTGGCGTAGCTGCACCGGCAGCAAAAGCACAGTACACAGCAATATGTCCGGATCCTAACCTTATCCTGCGCCTTCCTGTTTTACATGATTAA